One part of the Streptomyces sp. NBC_00286 genome encodes these proteins:
- a CDS encoding hotdog fold thioesterase, protein MGEHQHVNFPQEVIDEYSALGVDLVAMFSAGHLGTRMGVEISEASADRVVGTMPVEGNTQPYGLLHGGASAVLAETLGSIGAMLHAGSSKIALGIDLNCTHHRGASSGLVTGVATPLHRGRSTASYEIAISDEAGKRVCTARLTCLLRDVTASDEERVRAAD, encoded by the coding sequence ATGGGCGAGCACCAGCACGTGAACTTCCCGCAAGAGGTCATCGACGAGTATTCGGCCCTGGGGGTCGACCTCGTCGCCATGTTCTCCGCGGGGCACCTGGGCACGCGCATGGGCGTCGAGATCAGCGAGGCCTCCGCGGACCGCGTCGTGGGCACCATGCCGGTCGAGGGCAACACCCAGCCGTACGGGCTGCTGCACGGCGGCGCCTCCGCCGTGCTCGCCGAGACGCTGGGCTCGATCGGCGCGATGCTGCACGCCGGAAGCTCCAAGATCGCCCTCGGTATCGACCTCAACTGCACGCACCACCGGGGAGCGAGCTCCGGTCTCGTCACCGGTGTCGCGACACCCCTGCACCGCGGCCGGTCCACCGCTTCGTACGAGATAGCGATCAGTGACGAGGCGGGCAAGCGCGTATGCACCGCGCGGCTCACCTGTTTGCTGCGTGATGTGACGGCGAGCGACGAGGAGCGCGTACGGGCCGCGGACTGA
- a CDS encoding branched-chain amino acid ABC transporter substrate-binding protein: MRQRSLIAITAALAAGALTLTACGSRDENGGSDSGGGGTTVVIGVDAPLTGDLSALGLGIKNSADLATKQANKEKVVDGITFKIEALDDQAQPSSGQQNATKLVANKDVLGAIGPLNSSVAESMQKVFDDAKLVQVSPANTGPTLTQGPDWQTGKKVRPYKSYFRTSTTDAVQGPYAAQYVFNEAKKKNVFVIDDKKTYGAGLAGTFTDEFKKLGGKIAGTEHIDPETKDFSAVATKVKNSGADVVYYGGEYPQAGPLSKQIKAAGAKIPLVGGDGIYSAEFIKLAGASSTGDLATSVGAPVEELPSAKEFVANYKAAGYKEAYEAYGGYSYDATWAVIEAVKKVVEDNDGKLPDDARAKVTEAMQNVSFDGVTGKVSFDEFGDATNKQLTVYSVEGADWSPVKSGTYEG; the protein is encoded by the coding sequence GTGCGCCAACGTTCGCTCATCGCCATCACCGCCGCGCTGGCGGCGGGAGCACTCACACTCACCGCCTGCGGCTCGCGCGACGAGAACGGCGGCTCGGACTCCGGCGGCGGTGGCACCACCGTGGTCATCGGTGTCGACGCCCCGCTGACCGGCGACCTGTCCGCACTGGGCCTCGGCATCAAGAACTCCGCCGACCTCGCCACCAAGCAGGCCAACAAGGAGAAGGTCGTCGACGGCATCACCTTCAAGATCGAAGCCCTCGACGACCAGGCACAGCCCTCCTCGGGACAGCAGAACGCCACCAAGCTGGTCGCCAACAAGGACGTCCTCGGCGCCATCGGCCCCCTGAACTCCTCCGTCGCCGAATCCATGCAGAAGGTCTTCGACGACGCCAAGCTCGTCCAGGTCTCCCCCGCCAACACCGGACCCACCCTGACCCAGGGCCCCGACTGGCAGACCGGCAAGAAGGTCCGCCCGTACAAGTCGTACTTCCGCACCTCCACCACGGACGCCGTCCAGGGCCCGTACGCCGCGCAGTACGTCTTCAACGAAGCCAAGAAGAAGAACGTCTTCGTCATCGACGACAAGAAGACCTACGGCGCCGGACTGGCCGGCACCTTCACCGACGAGTTCAAGAAGCTCGGCGGAAAGATAGCGGGCACCGAGCACATCGACCCCGAGACCAAGGACTTCTCCGCGGTCGCCACCAAGGTCAAGAACTCCGGTGCGGACGTCGTCTACTACGGCGGCGAGTACCCGCAGGCCGGCCCCCTGAGCAAGCAGATCAAGGCCGCCGGCGCCAAGATCCCGCTCGTAGGCGGCGACGGCATCTACAGCGCCGAGTTCATCAAGCTGGCCGGCGCCAGCAGCACCGGCGACCTCGCCACCTCCGTCGGCGCACCCGTCGAGGAACTCCCCTCCGCCAAGGAGTTCGTCGCCAACTACAAGGCCGCCGGATACAAGGAGGCCTACGAGGCATACGGCGGCTACTCCTATGACGCCACCTGGGCGGTCATCGAAGCCGTGAAGAAGGTCGTCGAGGACAACGACGGCAAGCTTCCCGACGACGCCCGAGCCAAGGTCACGGAGGCCATGCAGAACGTCTCCTTCGACGGTGTGACCGGCAAGGTCTCCTTCGACGAATTCGGTGACGCCACCAACAAGCAGCTCACCGTCTACTCCGTCGAGGGCGCCGACTGGAGCCCGGTGAAGTCGGGCACGTACGAAGGCTGA
- a CDS encoding Tat pathway signal sequence domain protein has protein sequence MAAVVLLAGGGYLYITRPEEAPPDPPPYPSQVAGITYLGREPTPDNAPPKSFNIGVELTVQSGPQVTVLRITQPYAGLSLASVPQLPFRTRTGFPHKINITMQVTECAQVPKNAGLPFLDVTLRNTRAIQVHSFILGERYAQDLSEAVQVVCGTNSASSPKP, from the coding sequence GTGGCTGCGGTCGTACTCCTCGCGGGCGGCGGCTACCTCTACATCACCCGGCCCGAAGAAGCCCCACCGGACCCGCCGCCGTACCCCTCACAGGTGGCCGGCATCACCTACCTCGGGCGGGAGCCCACACCTGACAACGCTCCGCCCAAGAGCTTCAACATCGGCGTGGAGCTGACCGTTCAGTCCGGCCCTCAGGTCACCGTGCTGCGAATCACGCAGCCCTACGCCGGCCTTTCGCTGGCCTCGGTTCCCCAACTCCCTTTCCGGACAAGGACCGGCTTTCCCCACAAGATCAACATCACCATGCAGGTGACGGAATGCGCACAAGTGCCGAAGAACGCCGGACTACCTTTCCTGGACGTAACTCTGCGTAATACGCGCGCAATACAAGTGCACAGTTTCATCCTTGGTGAGCGCTATGCACAGGACCTGTCGGAAGCCGTTCAAGTAGTATGCGGCACCAACTCCGCGTCATCACCAAAACCGTAG